The Astyanax mexicanus isolate ESR-SI-001 chromosome 6, AstMex3_surface, whole genome shotgun sequence region gctttactcaacaGAGAAGTCTTAAACAACACCAGTTAATTCACACTGGAGACAAGCCCTATCACTGCTCGGAATGTGGGAAAAGCTTTACTAGACAGATTggcctcaaaaaacaccagcacattcacactggagagagaccaTATCACTGCATGAACTGTGGGAGGAGCTTTACTCAACAGAGTGGTCTTAAACAACACCAGttaattcacactggagagaaaccgtatcactgttcagagtgTGGCAAGAGCTTTAATCTTCAGGGTaacctcaaaaaacaccagcgcattcacactggagagaaaccgtttcactgctcagactgtggcaagagctttaatcaacagagtaacctcaagaaacaccagcgcattcacactggagataaACCGTATCACTGCCCAGAGTGTGGAAAAAGTTTTACTCAAGAGAGTGGTCTCAAAgaacaccagctcattcatacagaggaaaaaccgtatcaatgctcagactaTGGGAAGAGTTTCACCAAAAAGGGTCTTCTCCagcaacatcagcgcattcacactggagagaaaccgtatccctGCTTACAGTGTGGCAAGagctttaatcaacagagtattcttaaaatacaccagcgcattcacactggagagaaaccgtatcactgctcagagtgcggcaaaagttttaatcgacagagtaacctcaaaaaacaccagcgcattcacactggagagaaaccctatcactgccCAGAGTGTGGAAAaacttttactcaacagagtggtCTCAAAgaacaccagctcattcatacagaggaaaaaccgtttcactgctcagactgtgggaagagtttcaccAAAAAGCGTCTTCTCCAgcaacaccagcacattcacactggagtaaaaccatattactgctcagagtgtgggaagagttttactggaATGAGTGGCATCCGAACACACCAActtattcacactggagagaaaccgtatcactgctcagagtgcggcaaaagctttaatcaacagagtatttttaaaacacatcagcgcattcacactggagagaaaccgtatcactgctcagagtgcgaCAAAAGCTTTAATTGTCAGAGTATTCTTAacagacaccagcgcattcacactggagagaaaccatatctctgtttagagtgtggcaagAGCTTTAATCTTCAGAGTAACCTCAAaaggcaccagcgcattcacactggagaaaaaccgtatcactgctcacagTGTGGCAAAAGCTTTAATCGACAGAGCaacctcaaaacacaccagcgcattcacactggagaaaaaccgtatcactgctcacagTGTGGCAAAAGCTTTAATCGACAGAGCaacctcaaaacacaccagcgcattcacactggagtaaaaccaaATGAGCAACCATCTTGTTCTGGATGAACTGATCTATTATCAATTATCAAATGTGGTATATTATTCAAATACTGTATCATCCTGTTCCTCTGGAGTGCACCTCACTGCTCACAGACAAATTTTCCATAATGCACATACCGGTCATGTGACTACTACCTCCACCAGTCAGAACTTATCTGCTCAcagtcacctgagtactgatttaGCACACCTGTATATAAGTTTATTTAAGCAAAAGTTCCTTGTAATGAATTGTATTGGTTTTAACAGTGTACACAGAGTGTTTATTTGATTGTTTCTGATTCTATTACCGTTACTAACCTTTTCTTGATTTGGTTTAGTTTTTTAATTTTCTCATTTTCGGATAGGTTTGCCTGATTGTCAGCCACCTGGTTTAAAGTCTGTTTATTGTTAACTCATTAAATATAGTTTCACTTTATTGTTATGACCTTCTACTGGCTTTATGAGTTCTTTTTTTGGATTGCTTCTTTTGTTGTAACCATCAgaatgaaatattttaatattaaaatagttttgaaaataaatatttggtaaaGAATCAGTTTCCTTGCGTTTGAAAAACCGTTGAAGTCAATTCAGTTGAacttattgtcattatactgatacagagttgcacaatgtgaaaaaacagtgtgaggaaaatgataaacaaaaatattattccTTACTTAATTTctcattactttacttttaagtaacattttaatacccatacttacttttacttattttcttaatATTCTTATTGCTTAATATTGAATTTAACTCCAGgatcatggtgcaacatggaacaaaaaGTACAATACAGACAGCATAAAATTTAAATCTTTTAATTTAAATCTGAATTGTGGCAatataaagctttaaaaaaaaaataaatacacaacatATAAAGCAAGCATTGCAATGCAGTTCTGTACTTTCTGAATGTGCGTGGGAAGGGTGTGTAATATGCTATGAGATATAGGTGAAAGGCAAGAATTTACAGTACTTTTGTAGAATGTAGTATTATAGCAGCAAATATTCATGGTATTAAAGTATCTACAGTCTGTGAGCATCCATAgaggtgtatgtttgtgttattagtgatattttatttaatttagcccCAATATGTTGAGTCTGGTGACCTGCGataagaagctgttgcagaatctgttTTTGAATAAATATTTAGTACAATTCAGTGTCATGGCAGTAAATATTAATAGtagattgtgttattattaagagttttttttttttttacaattcagtCTTCGTGTTGAAGAGTCTTATAGCCTGggagaagaagctgttgcagagtctggcagTGATTGGTCAAATGCTCTGATTTTCTGCCAGATGTGGGATAGGTGGGGTCTTCCATATAGCTTATGCCCTTTTTTGTATGCAGCATGTgatgtaaatgtttatgtttgagaacATTTCATTGCTTAGTCTAACAACGAATGGGAGGATTTATTAAGCAGCAGCATCAGGCCAACACTccactgcctttctctgtgtaaatttcacttacGTCACTTtagtagcactgttgaggtaaatgtattattaggaTAGCAATTCTTTGGTACATTTATGACACAAATGGCACTGCTTGAGTAAATTTATGTTAGAATTAAAATTCACTATAAAAATTGCACTGCTCAAATAAAGTCATTATTAAACTTTTCTTTGTTTGGGACATTAAAACTGTAAagtgtttaatacatattttgaatattgtagttttgtaatttccCTTTAAAGAAAGTTTggaatattcagtattcagtttgGAAAAAAGGGGGAAATTAATTAAGACATGTtaagtgtttgttttatttttgctacttctcttttttagttatttaagtgCTGATGTTCATTTTTAAAGCACTATACATCATCATTTATGGTATCTCCATAtgcttgcattttttaaatattgcaataaatattgcaaACACAAGAGCTATAAAATAAACACGCTGGGCTTGTTTTTCTGAACCAGATCGcatttaaaattttgaaaaatggcaggtttaagttcatttttgcaCACTTTACAGAAATAAACTGTTCAGCATATAAGACTGGTGTTAGTTTATTCCTTTACAGAGCTCTTCACAAACTGGTTGTTTTCCAGCTGACAGGTAAAAgctgtagctagttagctaagctgaTCTAACTTACTGCTCCTATCTGTGTAAATTCCAAGCTAGTTATCTTGCTAAGTTCACACCACTtgagtggcactgctgaggtaggcAACTTACATGGTAGAATAGCAAAGTATATTTATGAGAAGAATTTTATGTAATTTGTGATAAAAGATGAGCTGTGTGTATTAGAATGGTATTACTGAGCTAAATCTatggttaaaattgccctgctgagctaggtaacgttagctaaatgtgtgactggaATAGCACGTatgtaagtaaatgtattattaaaacactactgctgaggtaaatttattcaGTGAAAACCTGTTAAAGTTGTTGATTAGTCTTCAAAAGAATGATTATTTTGTGCTTTTGTTTAGGGTATAACATGGCCAAACACAGTTTATGAATCCTGTGAGTTTTAATTACAGCAGCATTCTCTAAAGCCTGAAAGAATGTGTAATAAACCCAATAAAAGCTATATAAAGTTTATCACAgcattttaactcatgaagttcctaaGTGATATTATTCTGAACTTTCTGAGAGCCTCACAGGACAGATagctatgttaccagggagataactaaggttagcagagaagctagctaacattagcagtgatctagctaacatactaaagttaggggcaagttagctacgttactgagtGAGAAACTAATGTTAGTGGAGAGCCAGCTaagatactaacattagcagcaagttagctacgttactgagtGGGGAACtaatgttagtggagagctagccaacattaccagggagaaaaataaggttagcagagagctagctaacatgaccAGAGAGAAAAATAACTtttgcagagagctagctaacatactaacattagcagcaagttagctatgttattggggagagaactaacattagcagagagctagctaacatactaatattTGGGGCAAGTTACCTACGTTACTGAGTGGGGAACTaatgttagcatagagctagctaacattaccagggagaaaaataaggttagcagagacctagctaacatactaacattagcaacaagttagctacattattggggagagaactaacgttataagagagctagctaacatactaacattagcagcaagttagctacattattggggagagaatgaacgttagtggagagctagctaacatgctaaaattTGGGATTGGccagtttacattttaaaatgcatcatttaattatattttttagtgAAAAGATCTCTCTTGAAGCAGCTGTTATTGGATGAGGGCTGGCTGGTAAATGGCTGGTTATGAGATAGTGGGTGATTGGTGGGTGATTTAGGGCTGTTTAATGTGAATATGTAtgtgtgaaaatatatttttaggatGTGCTTAAAATTCATTTGTAAGGATTATGTCTACATTTTTGTTTCAGGCTGGGGATGGAAGACGTAAATTAATTCAGCACACTTAAATTAAGGGAATACACATCTAACTATGTGTCACACTTGTTTCACACCCTgtatataagtaatataaaacaatatgaaTTAGAAGAGTCTTATTCCTTAACATAATGCTTTAAAACCTGTGACTCCTTTAGACATCTCTATTTTAAATGAAAccataaaaaatatcaaatttaaataaatgtattttttttaatcagtgagtGGAAAAAGAACATGAATCTTTGCCTTTAGTATCCGGTGTGACCTAAGTATTTACAGCAACTCTTAATAAGTCCTGCACATCAGCTTGGAGGAATTTTATTTCtttcctctttaaaaaaaactgattcagctCTGTTATGTTGGTGGATTTTCTCGCATAAACTGCTGCTTCAACTCCTTCCACAACGTTCTCTTAATATTCATCCTACCCTCAGATTTGTTTGGCATAGTTTAGAATTCATTTTTCCATAGCTCTAAGCCATCCTCTCCCAtattccaaaaaagaaaaagaaaatggccCAAATCGTAAtactgatgctgccaccaccacgtttcacagatTGGATGAGGTTTTTGTGCTGAAATGCAGCCTTTCCTTTCAAACATTACACTTCTTatgtaaaatcatttaaaactgaTTTGGACCAATAGGGTTGCAACAATAATGATCAGGTTTTGAATCTCAGTAAATGATCTAAAGATTTAGAGATTTAGAGAACACTGAATAATCAGAGTTTTGGTTCACATTAAACTTGTGTACTCTTCCTTTGTCTCTTCAGATATTAATGTCATCCCGATCCATGTCCTCTCcagttcctgttttttttcattaCGAATACACAAGCAGGAGACTTTACAAAGCTGAATATTAAGCTgctgaaagaaagaaggaaatatggcatccagaagaatctccaaaACTACTACAGCATGCAGAAATGTGGAGAAGAGTACAGGCAAGGACAAAacccatcactgctcagactgtgggaagagctttactcaacaGAGAAGTCTTAAACAACACCAGTTAATTCACACTGGAGACAAGCCCTATCACTGCTCGgaatgtgggaaaagttttactagacagattggcctcaaaaaacaccagcacattcacactggagagagaccaTATCACTGCATGAACTGTGGGAGGAGCTTTACTCAACAGAGTGGTCTTAAACAACACCAGttaattcacactggagagaaaccgtatcactgctcacagTGTGGCAAGagctttaatcaacagagtattcttaaaacacatcagcgcattcacactggagagaaaccgtatcactgctcagagtgtggcaaaagctttaatcgacagagtattcttaaaacacatcagcgcattcacactggagagaaaccctatcactgccCAGAGTGTGGAAAaacttttactcaacagagtggtCTCAAAgaacaccagctcattcatacagaggaaaaaccgtttcactgctcagactgtgggaagagtttcactAAAAAGGGTCTTCTCCAgcaacaccagcacattcacactggagtaaaaccatattactgctcagagtgtgggaagagttttactggaATGAGTGGCATCCGAACACACCAActtattcacactggagagaaaccgtatcactgctcacagTGTGGCAAGagctttaatcaacagagtattcttaaaacacatcagcgcattcacactggagagaaaccgtatcactgctcagagtgcggcaaaagttttaatcaacagagtatttttaaaacacatcagcgcattcacactggagagaaaccgtatcactgctcagagtgcgaCAAAAGCTTTAATTGTCAGAGTATTCttaaaagacaccagcgcattcacactggagaaaaaccgtatcactgctcagagtgtggcaaaagctttaatcgacagagtaacctcaaaacacaccagcacattcacactggagtaaaaccaaATGAGCAACCATCTTGTTCTGGATGAACTGATCTATTATCAATTATCAAATGTGGTATATTATTCAAATACTGTATCATCCTGTTCCTCTGGAGTGCACCTCACTGCTCACAGACAAATTTTCCATAATGCACATACCGGTCATGTGACTACTACCTCCACCAGTCAGAACTTATCTGCTCAcagtcacctgagtactgatttaGCACACCTGTATATAAGTTTATTTAAGCAAAAGTTCCTTGTAATGAATTGTATTGGTTTTAACAGTGTACACTGAGTGTTTATTTGATTGTTTCTGATTCTATTACCGTTACTAACCTTTTCTTGATTTGGTTTAGTTTTTTGCTTTTCTCATTTTCGGATAGGTTTGCCTGATTGTCAGCCACCTGGTTTAAAGTCTGTTTATTGTTAACTCATTAAATATAGATTCACTTTATTGTTATGACCTTCTACTGGCTTTATGAGTTCTTTTTTTGGATTGCTTCTTTTGTTGTAACCATCAgaatgaaatattttaatattaaaatagttttgaaaataaatatttggtaaaGAATCAGTTTCCTTGCGTTTGAAAAACCGTTGAAGTCAATTCAGTTGAacttattgtcattatactgatacagaGTTGCACAATGTGAAAAACAGTGTGAGGAAAAtgataaacaaaaatattattccTTACTTAATTTctcattactttacttttaagtaacattttaatACCCATACTTACCTTTACTTATTTTCTTAATATTCTTATTGCTTAATATTGAATTTAACTCCAGgatcatggtgcaacatggaacaaaaaGTACAATACAGACAGTATAAAATTTAAATCTATTAATTTAAATCTGAATTGTGGCAATAtaaagctttaataaaaaaataaatacacaacatATAAAGCAAGCATTGCAATGCAGTTCTGTACTTTCTGAATGTGCGTGGGAAGGGTGTGTAATATGCTATGAGATATAGGTGAAAGGCAAGAATTTACAGTACTTTTGTAGAATGTAGTATTATAGCAGCAAATATTCATGGTATTAAAGTATCTACAGTCTGTGAGCATCCATAgaggtgtatgtttgtgttattagtgatattttatttaatttagcccGTATATGTTGAGTCTGGTGACCTGGGataagaagctgttgcagaatctgttTTTGAATAAATATTTAGTACAATTCAGTGTCATGGCAGTAAATATTAATAGtagattgtgttattattaagagttttttttacaattcagTCTTCGTGTTGAAGAGTCTTATAGCCTGggagaagaagctgttgcagagtctggcagTGATTGGTCAAATGCTCTGATTTTCTGCCAGATAGTGTGGGATAGGTGGGGTCTTCCATATAGCTTATGCCCTTTTTTGTATGCAGCATGTgatgtaaatgtttatgtttgagaacATTTCATTGCTTAGTCTAACAACGAATGGGAGGATTTATTAAGCAGCAGCATCAGGCCAACACTccactgcctttctctgtgtaaatttcacttacGTCACTTtagtagcactgttgaggtaaatgtattattaggaTAGCAATTCTTTGGTACATTTATGACACAAATGGCACTGCTTGAGTAAATTTATGTTAGAATTAAAATTCACTATAAAAATTGCACTGCTCAAATAAAGTCATTATTAAACTTTTCTTTGTTTGGGACATTAAAACTGTAAagtgtttaatacatattttgaatattgtagttttgtaatttccCTTTAAAGAAAGTTTggaatattcagtattcagtttgGAAAAAAGGGGGAAATTAATTAAGACATGTtaagtgtttgttttatttttgctacttctcttttttagttatttaagtgCTGATGTTCATTTTTAAAGCACTATACATCATCATTTATGGTATCTCCATAtgcttgcattttttaaatattgcaataaatattgcaaACACAAGAGCTATAAAATAAACACGCTGGGCTTGTTTTTCTGAACCAGATCGcatttaaaattttgaaaaatggcaggtttaagttcatttttgcaCACTTTACAGAAATAAACTGTTCAGCATAATTTATAAGACTGGTGTTAGTTTATTCCTTTACAGAGCTCTTCACAAACTGGTTGTTTTCCAGCTGACAGGTAAAAgctgtagctagttagctaagctgaTCTAACTTACTGCTCCTATCTGTGTAAATTCCAAGCTAGTTATCTTGCTAAGTTCACACCACTtgagtggcactgctgaggtagcatTTTTGAGGTAGGCAACTTACATGGTAGAATAGCAAAGTATATTTATGAGAAGAATTTTATGTAATTTGTGATAAAAGATGAGCTGTGTGTGTTAGAATGGTATTACTGAGCTAAATCTatggttaaaattgccctgctgagctaggtaacgttagctaaatgtgtgactggaATAGCACGTatgtaagtaaatgtattattaaaacactactgctgaggtaaatttattcaGTGAAAACCTGTTAAAGTTGTTGATTAGTCTTCAAAAGAATGATTATTTTGTGATTTTGTTTAGGGTATAACATGCCCACACACAGTTTATGAATCCTGTGAGTTTTAATTACAGCAGCATTCTCTAAAGCCTGAAAGAATGTGTAATAAACCCAATAAAAGCTATGTAAAGTTTATCACAgcattttaactcatgaagttcctaaGTGATATTATTCTGAACTTTCTGAGAGCCTCACAGGACAAATagctatgttaccagggagataactaaggttagcagagaagctagctaacattagcagtgatctagctaacatactaaagttaggggcaagttagctacgttactgagtGAGAAACTAATGTTAGCAGAGAGCCAGCTaagatactaacattagcagcaagttagctacgttactgagtGGGGAACTAATGTTAGTGGAGAGCCAGCTaagatactaacattagcagcaagttagctacgttactgagtGAGAAACTAATGTTAGTGGAGAGCCAGCTaagatactaacattagcagcaagttagctacgttactgagtGGGGAACtaatgttagtggagagctagccaacattaccagggagaaaaataaggttagcagagagctagctaacatgaccAGAGAGAAAAATAACTtttgcagagagctagctaacatactaacattagcagcaagttagctatgttattggggagagaactaacattagcagagagctagctaacatactaatattTGGGGCAAGTTACCTACGTTACTGAGTGGGGAACTaatgttagcatagagctagctaacattaccagggagaaaaataaggttagcagagacctagctaacatactaacattagcaacaagttagctacattattggggagagaactaacgttataagagagctagctaacatactaacattagcagcaagttagctacattattggggagagaatgaacgttagtggagagctagctaacatgctaaaattTGGGATTGGccagtttacattttaaaatgcatcatttaattatattttttagtgAAAAGATCTCTCTTAAAGCTGTTGTTTATGGATGAGGGCTGGCTGGTAAATGGCTGGTTATGAGATAGTGGGTGATTGGTGGGTGATTTAGGGCTGTTTAATGTGAATATGtatgtgtgaatatatttttagGATGTGCTTAAAATTCATTTTGTCATATGTCTACATTTTTGTTTCAGGCTGGGGATGGAAGACGTAAATTAATTCAGCACACTTAAATTAAGGGAATACACATCTAACTATGTGTCACACTTGTTTCACACCCTgtatataagtaatataaaacaatatgaaTTAGAAGAGtcttatttcttaaaataatgctttaaaaccTGTGACTCCTTTAGACATCTCTATTTTAAATGAAACcacaaaaatattaaacttaaataaatgtatttttttaatcagtgagTGGAAAAAGAACATGAATCTTTGTCTTTAGTATCCGGTGTGACCTAAGTATTTACAGCAACTCTTAATAAGTCCTGCACATCAGCTTGGAGGAATTTTATTTCTTTCCTCttttaaaaaaactgattcagctCTGTTATTTTGGTGGATTTTGTCTCATAAACTGCTGCTTCAACTCCTTCCACAACGTTCTCTTAATATTCATCCTACCCTTAGATTTGTTTGGCACAGTTTAGAATTCATTTTTCCATAGCTCCAAGCCATCCTCTCccatattccaaaaaaaaaataaaatggccCAAATCGTAAtactgatgctgccaccaccatgtttcacagattggATGAGGTTTTTGTGCTGAAATGCAGCCTTTCCTTTCAAACATTACACTTCTTatgtaaaatcatttaaaactgaTTTGGACCAATAGGGTTGCAACAATAATGATCAGGTTTTGAATCTCAGTAAATGATCTAAAGATTTTGAGATTTAGAGAACACTGAATAATCAGAGTTTTGGCTCACATTAAACTTAGGTGTACTCTTCCTTTGTCTCTTCAGAAATTAATGCCATCCCGATCCAAGTCCTCTCCAGTTCCTGATTTATTCCATTACAAATACACAAGCAGGAGACTTTACAAAGCTGAATATTAAGCTGCTGAAAGAAAGAAGGGACTATGGCATCCAAAAGAATCTCCAAAACTACTACAGCATGCAGAAATGTGGAGAAGAGTACAGGCAAGGACAAAacccatcactgctcagactgtgggaagagttttattgcaAAGAGTCATCTccagcgacaccagcgcattcacactggagacaaaccgtatcactgcacagactgtgggaagagctttactcaacaGAGAAGTCTTAAACAACACCAGttaattcacactggagagaaaccgtatcactgttcagagtgTGGCAAGAGCTTTAATCTTCAGAGTaacctcaaaaaacaccagcgcattcacactggagagaaaccgtttcactgctcagactgtggcaagagctttaatcaacagagtattcttaaaagacaccagcgcattcacactggagagaaaccgtatcactgctcagagtgcggcaaaagttttaatcgacagagtaccctcaaaaaacaccagcgcattcacactggagagaaaccatatcactgcccAGAGTGTGGAAAaacttttactcaacagagtggtctcaaaaaacaccagctcattcatacagaggaaaaaccgtttcactgctcagactgtgggaagagtttcaccAAAAAGGGTCTTCTCCAgcaacaccagcacattcacactggagtaaaaccatattactgctcagagtgtgggaagagttttactggaATGAGTGGCATCCGAACACACCAActtattcacactggagagaaaccgtatcactgctcagagtgcggcaaaagctttaatcgacagagtatttttaaaacacatcagcgcattcacactggagaaaaaccgtatcactgctcacagTGTGGCAAAAGCTTTAATCGACAGAGCaacctcaaaacacaccagcgcattcacactggagaaaaaccgtatcactgctcacagTGTGGCAAAAGCTTTAATCGACAGAGCaacctcaaaacacaccagcgcattc contains the following coding sequences:
- the LOC125802523 gene encoding zinc finger protein 420-like → MASRRILKSTTACGNVEKSTGKDKTHHCSDCGKSFIAKSHLQRHQRIHTGEKPYHCTDCGKSFIAKSHLQRHQCIHTGDKPYHCTDCGKSFTQQRSLKQHQLIHTGDKPYHCSECGKSFTRQIGLKKHQHIHTGERPYHCMNCGRSFTQQSGLKQHQLIHTGEKPYHCSECGKSFNLQGNLKKHQRIHTGEKPFHCSDCGKSFNQQSNLKKHQRIHTGDKPYHCPECGKSFTQESGLKEHQLIHTEEKPYQCSDYGKSFTKKGLLQQHQRIHTGEKPYPCLQCGKSFNQQSILKIHQRIHTGEKPYHCSECGKSFNRQSNLKKHQRIHTGEKPYHCPECGKTFTQQSGLKEHQLIHTEEKPFHCSDCGKSFTKKRLLQQHQHIHTGVKPYYCSECGKSFTGMSGIRTHQLIHTGEKPYHCSECGKSFNQQSIFKTHQRIHTGEKPYHCSECDKSFNCQSILNRHQRIHTGEKPYLCLECGKSFNLQSNLKRHQRIHTGEKPYHCSQCGKSFNRQSNLKTHQRIHTGEKPYHCSQCGKSFNRQSNLKTHQRIHTGVKPNEQPSCSG
- the LOC125802525 gene encoding zinc finger protein 501-like isoform X1, which translates into the protein MASKRISKTTTACRNVEKSTGKDKTHHCSDCGKSFIAKSHLQRHQRIHTGDKPYHCTDCGKSFTQQRSLKQHQLIHTGEKPYHCSECGKSFNLQSNLKKHQRIHTGEKPFHCSDCGKSFNQQSILKRHQRIHTGEKPYHCSECGKSFNRQSTLKKHQRIHTGEKPYHCPECGKTFTQQSGLKKHQLIHTEEKPFHCSDCGKSFTKKGLLQQHQHIHTGVKPYYCSECGKSFTGMSGIRTHQLIHTGEKPYHCSECGKSFNRQSIFKTHQRIHTGEKPYHCSQCGKSFNRQSNLKTHQRIHTGEKPYHCSQCGKSFNRQSNLKTHQRIHTGVKPNEQPSCSG